A single Desulfovibrio piger DNA region contains:
- a CDS encoding peptidase U32 family protein, with product MSDIILPAPTPERPEILAPAGDAQCFTAALAAGADAVYLGLKHFSARMQAENFGLTDLSRLTDLAHEEQARVYVAMNVLVKPQETAAAYRLLHRLARQVRPDGIIVQDLAMLDLARQAGFEGEINLSTLANITHPQGLQTARDLGASRVILPRELSIDEIRAMGEACPEGLDLECFVHGALCYCVSGRCYWSSYMGGKSGLRGRCVQPCRRVYRQGGAAAAALAKQAGQQAREQGRNGHDGGRDTRRPRPQRGNPGKGRDGRFFSCLDLSLDVLAKTLLHIPHLVSWKIEGRKKGPHYVYHVVTAYRMLRDNPGDPQARKDAEAILGMALGRPGSRARFLPHKDNLVPTDPSGQTSSGLLAGKINVTPEGQVLLKPHFELLPQDYLRVGVEDERWHATLPVTRRTPKAGTLMLRLPKHKTPRAGTPVFLIDRREPELMQILREWQARLDRMPTRPSKAVESEPRLPRPARPAPRPDMVVRASMPQGRETRGCRSQNTGLWLSPRTAEISRTIAPRICWWLPPVIWPEEEEAIRRRLAHLTREGARHFVCNAPWQRDLFPAELLARMADEPADPKHGDALDLLAGPFCNVANAAALGVLAGMGFKGAFISPELPADEILALPRQSPLPLGMVLGGFWPVGISRFGLLGIKPNEPFMSPKGEVFWARQYGGNVWLYPGWPLDITAKRQELQQAGYSFFARLEENPPSSLPEMRRQGLFNWDGALL from the coding sequence ATGAGTGACATCATCCTGCCCGCCCCTACCCCGGAACGCCCGGAGATCCTGGCCCCGGCCGGTGACGCCCAGTGCTTCACCGCGGCCCTGGCCGCCGGCGCCGACGCCGTGTACCTGGGCCTGAAGCACTTTTCGGCCCGCATGCAGGCCGAGAACTTCGGCCTTACCGACCTTTCGCGCCTCACCGACCTGGCCCACGAGGAACAGGCCCGCGTCTATGTGGCCATGAACGTGCTGGTCAAGCCGCAGGAGACCGCGGCGGCCTACCGTCTCCTCCATCGCCTGGCCCGTCAGGTGCGCCCCGACGGCATCATCGTGCAGGATCTGGCCATGCTGGATCTGGCGCGGCAGGCCGGTTTCGAGGGCGAGATCAACCTCTCCACCCTGGCCAACATCACGCATCCGCAGGGCCTGCAGACCGCCAGGGACCTGGGCGCCAGCCGCGTCATCTTGCCGCGCGAGCTCTCCATCGACGAGATCCGCGCCATGGGCGAGGCCTGCCCCGAAGGGCTGGATCTGGAATGCTTCGTCCACGGCGCGCTGTGCTACTGCGTGTCGGGCCGCTGCTACTGGTCCAGTTACATGGGCGGCAAGAGCGGCCTGCGCGGCCGCTGCGTGCAGCCCTGCCGCCGCGTCTACCGCCAGGGCGGCGCCGCTGCCGCGGCCCTGGCCAAACAGGCCGGACAGCAGGCCCGCGAACAGGGCCGCAACGGTCATGACGGCGGCCGCGACACGCGCCGTCCCCGTCCCCAGCGCGGCAATCCCGGCAAGGGGCGCGACGGCCGCTTCTTCTCCTGTCTGGACCTCTCGCTGGACGTGCTGGCCAAGACCCTGCTGCACATCCCGCATCTGGTCTCGTGGAAGATCGAAGGCCGCAAAAAGGGCCCGCACTACGTCTATCACGTGGTCACGGCCTACCGCATGCTGCGCGACAACCCCGGCGACCCGCAGGCCCGCAAGGACGCCGAGGCCATCCTCGGGATGGCCCTGGGCCGTCCCGGCAGCCGGGCCCGCTTCCTGCCGCACAAGGACAACCTCGTCCCCACCGATCCTTCGGGGCAGACCAGCTCCGGCCTGCTGGCGGGCAAGATCAATGTGACGCCCGAGGGCCAGGTGCTGCTCAAGCCCCATTTCGAGCTGCTGCCGCAGGACTATCTGCGCGTGGGCGTGGAAGACGAACGCTGGCACGCCACCCTGCCCGTGACGCGCCGCACGCCCAAGGCGGGCACCCTGATGCTGCGCCTGCCCAAGCACAAGACGCCCAGGGCAGGCACGCCGGTCTTCCTCATCGACCGCCGCGAGCCCGAGCTGATGCAGATCCTCAGGGAGTGGCAGGCCCGGCTCGACCGCATGCCCACCCGCCCCAGCAAGGCCGTGGAGAGCGAGCCCCGCCTGCCCCGGCCCGCCCGGCCCGCGCCCCGGCCCGACATGGTGGTGCGCGCCAGCATGCCGCAGGGCCGCGAGACCCGCGGCTGCCGCAGCCAGAACACCGGCCTGTGGCTCTCGCCGCGCACGGCCGAGATCTCGCGCACCATCGCCCCGCGTATCTGCTGGTGGCTGCCGCCCGTCATCTGGCCCGAAGAGGAAGAGGCTATCCGCCGCCGTCTGGCCCACCTGACCCGCGAGGGCGCGCGCCATTTTGTCTGCAACGCTCCCTGGCAGCGCGACCTGTTCCCGGCCGAGCTGCTGGCCCGCATGGCTGACGAACCCGCCGATCCCAAGCACGGCGATGCCCTGGACCTGCTGGCCGGGCCCTTCTGCAACGTGGCCAATGCCGCCGCGCTGGGCGTGCTGGCCGGCATGGGCTTCAAGGGCGCGTTCATCAGCCCCGAGCTGCCCGCCGACGAGATCCTGGCCCTGCCCCGCCAGAGCCCGCTGCCGCTGGGCATGGTGCTGGGCGGCTTCTGGCCCGTGGGCATCAGCCGCTTCGGCCTGCTGGGCATCAAGCCCAACGAGCCGTTCATGAGCCCCAAGGGCGAAGTCTTCTGGGCCCGCCAGTACGGCGGCAATGTCTGGCTCTATCCCGGCTG
- a CDS encoding NAD-dependent epimerase, producing MHILVTGAAGFIGYHLCDRLLAQGHTVVGLDNLNDYYDVQLKKDRLARLEGRPGFRFVLQDMAEREAMSALFAAEKFTHVINMAAQAGVRYSLINPMAYVDSNLVGFANLLEGCRHNGVQHFVFASSSSVYGLNTSQPFSEHNNVDHPVSLYAATKKSNELMAHSYSHLYGLPCTGLRFFTVYGPWGRPDMALQLFAHAIMKDEPIKVFNGGRMRRDFTYIDDIVEGVVRLLPLAPRPDPQWDAADPDPATSSAPWRIYNIGNNQTVELNDFIAALEDALGKKAIRDLLPMQPGDVEATWASIDALSQATGFAPVTPLKTGIERFVAWFKEYYYA from the coding sequence ATGCATATTCTCGTTACCGGAGCCGCGGGCTTCATCGGCTATCATCTCTGTGACCGTCTGCTGGCCCAGGGCCACACCGTGGTGGGCCTGGACAACCTCAACGACTATTACGACGTCCAGCTCAAGAAAGACCGTCTGGCCCGGCTGGAAGGCCGCCCCGGTTTCCGTTTCGTGCTGCAGGACATGGCTGAACGCGAGGCCATGAGCGCCCTGTTCGCGGCCGAAAAGTTCACCCACGTCATCAACATGGCGGCCCAGGCCGGCGTGCGCTACAGCCTCATCAATCCCATGGCCTATGTGGATTCCAACCTGGTGGGCTTCGCCAACCTGCTGGAAGGCTGCCGCCACAACGGCGTGCAGCACTTCGTCTTCGCGTCCTCCTCGTCGGTCTACGGGCTCAACACCAGCCAGCCCTTCTCGGAGCACAACAACGTGGACCACCCCGTGAGCCTGTACGCGGCCACCAAGAAGAGCAACGAGCTCATGGCCCATTCCTACAGCCATCTGTACGGCCTGCCCTGCACGGGCCTGCGCTTCTTCACGGTCTACGGCCCCTGGGGCCGCCCGGACATGGCCCTGCAGCTCTTCGCCCACGCCATCATGAAGGACGAGCCCATCAAGGTGTTCAACGGCGGCCGCATGCGCCGCGACTTCACCTATATCGACGACATCGTGGAAGGCGTGGTGCGCCTGCTGCCCCTGGCGCCCAGGCCCGACCCGCAGTGGGATGCCGCCGATCCCGACCCGGCCACCAGTTCCGCGCCGTGGCGCATCTACAATATCGGCAACAACCAGACCGTGGAACTCAACGATTTCATCGCCGCCCTCGAAGACGCGCTGGGCAAGAAGGCCATCCGTGACCTGCTGCCCATGCAGCCCGGCGATGTGGAAGCCACCTGGGCCAGCATCGACGCCCTGTCGCAGGCCACGGGCTTCGCGCCCGTGACGCCCCTCAAGACCGGCATCGAGCGCTTTGTGGCCTGGTTCAAGGAATATTACTACGCATGA
- a CDS encoding winged helix-turn-helix transcriptional regulator: MYQAKLEKDIRCPLEYGLDVFGGRWKSRIICVLAHRTPLRYSQLRGEMVNITDAVLAQNLKELMQDGLVSRTQFDEIPPRVEYRLTDKGLSVVPILQTICRWAGAYHKNVSAFSSARCKACDYTAGAAD; encoded by the coding sequence ATGTACCAAGCAAAACTGGAAAAAGACATCCGCTGCCCGCTGGAATACGGGCTGGATGTCTTTGGCGGAAGGTGGAAATCCCGCATCATCTGTGTGCTGGCCCACAGGACCCCTCTGCGCTACAGCCAGCTGCGCGGGGAAATGGTGAACATCACCGATGCTGTCCTGGCCCAGAACCTGAAAGAACTGATGCAGGACGGTCTGGTGTCCCGCACACAGTTCGACGAGATACCGCCGCGCGTCGAGTACAGGCTGACGGACAAAGGACTGTCCGTGGTCCCCATCCTGCAGACCATCTGCCGCTGGGCCGGAGCCTATCACAAAAACGTCAGCGCCTTCAGCAGCGCCCGGTGCAAGGCCTGCGACTACACCGCAGGCGCGGCGGACTAA